Within Marinilabiliales bacterium, the genomic segment TCAAACAATTATGCAGGCGGCTAAATTACAAATTATTGATGGAAATCGATTTTCTGCTTATCATAAGGGGGCAGCCTCACAATTGGAATTTTTCAAATAATGGCTATCTTGCCTGTCAAATGGAAAAAGAGATGCACGAAAATACGGGCCGGTGGTCAACAGGTTACCAGGCGCTGAAAAACCTTGCAAGGGCTGCGTTTTTTATATTCTACAGAAGGATAGAAGTATACGGCCGGGAAAACATACCCGGGGACGGGGGACTTATCTTTGCGGCAAACCACAGGAATGCACTGATGGACGCCCTGGCGGTGCTGCTTACGAATCAATACCAGCCGGTCTACCTTGCAAGGGCTGATATTTTCAGAAACAGGTTTGCTGCCATGATACTCCGGTTCCTGAAGATCGTGCCGGTTTACCGTTTCAGGGATGGGGTGGGGTCAATGGGACAGAATGAGGCGACATTCGAAAAAACGTCAGCTGTGCTGGCCGGCGGGGGATGTATAGGTATAATGCCTGAAGGAAACCACGGTGACCAGAAAAGGATTCGTATGCTGAAAAAGGGGATCTTCCGGATAGCGTTCAGGGCGATGGATGATTTCAGAAATGGGCACGGAGTAAGGATAGTGCCTGTGGGACTTGACTTTACTGATACCAGGCGTTTTCGTGAAGAGCTGGTTGTCAATTACGGCAGTCCGATAGCCGTCTCCGGTTACATGGACCTTTACAGGGAACATCCGCAAAAAGGCATCAATGCCATCAGGGATGAGTTGTCGGCCAGGATGCAGGATTTGGTGATCAATATCAGGGATGAGAAGAACTATGAGGTTGACCGGTTATTGATGGAGACCGGTTCCGGGACTCTTAAAAAGCAGGAGACAGGTGATGGCCCCGGATGCAGCAGCCGTTTTTTAATTCAGAAAGCTTTCGCAGAGGCAATGTACGAATATTTTGACCGTGAGCCTTCGGCTGCAGAAGAGCTGCGTGATCTTGGCGGCAGGCTGCTGGAACTGCTTAACAGGCATGGAGCTGACCTGACGGCAGTCCGCTTGCCCGGAAGGGGAAGGATCCTGGCTGCCGGAATGCTGAGATTGCTCTGCTATCCGGTTTTCCTTGCAGGAGCGGTCATCCACCTGGTGCCTCTTGCATTGATAAGGCTTGCATTGATGAAGTTAAAGGACCCGCAGTTCATAAGCTCCTTCAAATATGTCCTTGGCTTCGTTCTTGTTCCCCTTAATTACCTGATTGCAGGGATTATTCTTTTTTTAACCCTTCCTGCGGGTGTTGCCGCTACGCTCCTTGTTGCCATGCCGGTTACCGGACTTCTTGCCCACTGGTGTTACAGGTATTCGGAAAGGGCCGGCAGGATGACCGCTGTTTACCGTTCCCTTGTATCTGCACCTGATGACCGGAAAACTGTCACAGAACTTGCTGATGATATTGCTGCGGGACTTGACCCGGTAATGAGATCCTGCAGGGAAAAAACCGCGATAAATATATAATAATATCATTAGGATTTTTGAAAAATATGCGTATTATTGCTTCTGTTAAAAAATCTGACTTTTTATTTACCGGGTCAGTAACCCGTATTTCAATATTATTAGTTTGATGAGCAAGAGCAGATCTACCAGGCGCGGGCGCAGGTACATAATAATACTGCCCGTAATACTTACCGCATTGTTCCTTTTTATGGGTGACCGTATAGTCCGTTACACCTCCACAAACGAATTCTGTTATGCCTGCCACAGCCATCCGCATGCTGAGGAGTCCTGGAGGAGGTCATCCCACTACGATAACCGTTCAGGGATATATGTCCAGTGTGCGGAGTGCCACCTTCCGCCTCCCGGCAACCTGAAATACCTTCTTGCCAAGGCAAAGCACGGAGCCCATGATGTTTACGGCTGGCTGTTCAAGGATCCGGAGTCGATCAACTGGGAAGCAAAGCGGACAGTTGAAAAGGCTGTCAGGTACACATATGACGAATCGTGTATCAAGTGCCACCAGAATCTTTTTCCCATGCAGCTTTCGCAGGACGGACAGCAGGCACATCTTTACTATCAGCAGCATGAGGACGATCTGAGCTGCCTCAACTGCCACCTCCATACCGGTCACTACTCCGATATTGTGCAGGAGGGTATTCAGTTCGGGGTTGCAGATGAAGTTGCGAGGGAAGTATTCACCGAACCGGCCCAGGTTGAAGATTTTGTGAACTTTACCGAAAAGATTCCGGGAACTTCTGTCAGCTTTGAGATGGCAGCCATCCCCGGCGGGACCTTTAAAATGGGAAGCCCTCCCGACGAATCTTACAGGAGGGATGACGAGGGGCCCGTAAGGGATGTAGAGGTAAGTTCTTTTTTTATGGGTCGTGCCCAGGTGAGCTGGGATGAGTTTCTTGCCTTTTACAATGCGACTGCAGCTGAGGGCAGGCAGGATAATATTTACGCCACCAACCTCGGAGAGGTTGATGCCATATCGGGACCCACTCCCCCGTGGGGACTGCCCGACCAGGGATGGGGGATGGGGTCCAGGCCTGCAATAACAATGACATGGTATGCAGCAGAAACCTACTGCAGGTGGCTCTCCGCAGTGACCGGCAGAACCTACAGGTTGCCGACAGAGGCCGAATGGGAGTATGCTGCACGTGGCGGAACTGAAGGTCCCTATTTCTTTGAGGGAGACCCCAGGAGGTTTACCCGTGAAAGTCTGCGCAACAGGATCTTTGGTCCCGACACTGCAGTGATCAGCTCCTATGTTATCTACAGGGAGAACAGTGAAGCACGCACCCAGCCTCCGGGATCTGTCAGGCCCAATCCATTCGGACTTGAGCATATGCTGGGAAATGTGTTTGAGTTTACGGGGGACTGGTATGCGCCTGATGCCTATTCATTGTACCCGTCAGGGACCGTAGTGGATCCGGCAGGACCTGCATCCGGCACCGAAAGGGTTATCAGGGGCGGTTCTTTCAACTCCGATGCAGCTGATGTAAGGGTAGCCGCAAGGAGTCACACCCGGCATGCGGCATGGCAGATGACCGATCCGCAGATACCAAAAAGTGAGTGGTGGTATACCGATACCCGTGAGGTCGGCTTCAGGGTGGTCATGGAATGGGAGACGGATGACCAATAATCCGGATAGTTTTAATTTTTTATAATATATTAATCAAAATACATAATCATGGATCAGAAAAAATCATTAAGCCGTCGCAAATTCCTTGGCGATGCTGCAGCAATAGGTGCAATTGGTGTACTCGGCGTTGGTGCTGCAGCCTCATCGTGCAGCAGGAGGCCAACATATGTTGCACCCGTATTCCCCGATCAGGCACCTGATGGCAGGGTGTTGAAAGCCGGTGTTATCGGCTGCGGAGGACGTGGTACCGGTGCGGCCATGAACTTTCTTAACAGCGGCCCTAACCTGGAAATAGCTGCACTTGGCGATGTGTTTCAGCACAGGCTGGACAGATGCCGCAATGAGCTGAAGGAAAAGAGGGGCGTTGATGTGCCCGATGACAGGTGTTTTACCGGCTTTGATGCCTACAGAAGGGTTATCGACACCGATGTTGATGTTGTACTGCTTTGCGAACCTCCCTATTTCAGGCCCAAAAGCTTTGAATATGCTGTTCAGAACCGTAAGCATATCTTTGCCGAGAAGCCTGTGGGGGTCGACCCTGTTGGCATACGCCAGGTAATGGCTGCCGGAAGGATGGCCGAATCGGCCGGACTGAATGTTGTAACAGGTACACAAAGAAGGCATCAGCGTGATTATGTAAAGACATTTGAGATGGTCAAGAACGGGGCAATAGGCGATCTGGTCTCAGCGAACTGTTACTGGAACCAGTCCGCTCTCTGGTTTGTAAGACGACAGGAGGGCTGGACCGATATGGAGGCAATGCTTCGTGACTGGGTCAACTGGTGCTGGCTCTCGGGCGACCATATTGTTGAACAGCATGTTCACAATATCGATGTTGTCAACTGGTTCTTTGAGAAGCACCCGGTTAAAGGTGTCGGTTTCGGCGGCAGGCACAGGAGGCCGACAGGTGACCAGTATGATTTCTTCAGCATTGATTTCACCTTCGACGACAACAGGCATATGCACAGTATGTGCCGGCAGATCAACGGATGTGCAAATAACGTTTCCGAGATCATATTCGGGACCAAAGGTTATACCAATGCCCAGAACACGATATGGGACTATGACGGCAACGTGATATGGGGATACCAGTATCCTTTGGGGGATGACGGACAACCGACAGGTACCGTCGCTGTAAGTCCTTATGACCAGGAGATAATAAATCTTGTAACGGCAATCCGTACAGGGAACTATATCAACGAGACACAGAATGTATCAGAAGCCTGTATGACCGCGCTTATGGGCCGGGTATCTGCATACACCGGCCGTGAAGTAACATGGGAGGAGATGATGAACTCGTCGATGAACCTGGGACCCGAATCACTTGAGATGGGTACGGTTGATATTCCCGCAGTTCCGCCCACACCTGGCACAGCCGCAGGTTGAGTCCATGAGAATAAAAAAAAGATCCCGCAAAGTGCGGGATCTTTTTTTGCTATTTTGCCGCAAGTTTTTCAACCTTCCTGAATACCCTCATGAAGTTACCTGCCCATATCTTTTCTATATCTTCTCGTGAATAACCGCGGCTGACCAGCTCGAAAGTTATATTTCCTATTTCGGTTACATCCCTGCAATCGGCAAGTGATCCGCCCCCGTCAAAGTCAGTCCCGATCCCCACATGGTCAATCCCAATCAGATCAACTATGTGATCTATATGGTCAACCAGGTCGGCAACGGTGGCAAGCTGCTGCGGGTATTTCTCGTTTACCTCAAACCAGGCTTCCCTGGCCATCTCCATCTCTTCGTCGGTCAGGTCGACGAAATTATTGAACCTTTGCCTGACAGCCTCCCTGGCTGCGTCCCTTTCCGGATTGGGTTCCGGTGTTTTCACATAGGAGCTCAGTATGCATACCTGTATTACACCTCCGTTATCTCTCAGGGCAATCAGCATATCGTCATCCAGGTTGCGGGGGTGGTCGCACACGGCTCTTGCATTGGAGTGCGAGGCTGCAACCGGCGCACGTGATATTTTCAGAACATCGTAGAAGGCCTCGTCGCTTATATGGCTTACATCGACGATCATTCCAAGGTCATTCATCCTCCTGACCACCTTTATGCCAAAATCTGACAGCCCTCCGTGTTCGGGACCGGCGGGGTCGGTAGATGAATCACAAATGTCATTGTTCCTGGAGTGGGACAGAGTTATGTATCTTGCTCCCAGATCATAAAACTTGTCGACCAGGTTAATGTCGCGCCCTATGGGGTAGCCGTTCTCCAGGCCTATGTAGATGGCCAGCATGTCCTCATTTTTAAGCCTGTATGCATCATCAGGTTCCAGTGCAAGTCCGGCCATCGAGGGATGGCTGTCAATTGCCTGGTGGATAAGTTCAAAGATCTGCAATGCCCTCTCTTTTGCCGTTTGGTTTCCTTCAGGGGTCCTCTCTCCCTGTCCCAGAAAAACTGCGAAGAAGGCTGCATCAAGTCCGCCCTCAAACATCCGGGGAAAATCAACCTGTCCGCCCCTGCGGTCGGCTATGTTCCTGCTTCCAATATCAAAGCCTTCCCTTGCAAGCATCAGTGGTGTGTCGGTATGGGTGTCGAGAGTAAGGACCTC encodes:
- a CDS encoding twin-arginine translocation signal domain-containing protein, coding for MDQKKSLSRRKFLGDAAAIGAIGVLGVGAAASSCSRRPTYVAPVFPDQAPDGRVLKAGVIGCGGRGTGAAMNFLNSGPNLEIAALGDVFQHRLDRCRNELKEKRGVDVPDDRCFTGFDAYRRVIDTDVDVVLLCEPPYFRPKSFEYAVQNRKHIFAEKPVGVDPVGIRQVMAAGRMAESAGLNVVTGTQRRHQRDYVKTFEMVKNGAIGDLVSANCYWNQSALWFVRRQEGWTDMEAMLRDWVNWCWLSGDHIVEQHVHNIDVVNWFFEKHPVKGVGFGGRHRRPTGDQYDFFSIDFTFDDNRHMHSMCRQINGCANNVSEIIFGTKGYTNAQNTIWDYDGNVIWGYQYPLGDDGQPTGTVAVSPYDQEIINLVTAIRTGNYINETQNVSEACMTALMGRVSAYTGREVTWEEMMNSSMNLGPESLEMGTVDIPAVPPTPGTAAG
- a CDS encoding membrane dipeptidase, translating into MRITGLLLAISMLVTGAAERQNNDIAAIAAEIHSEVLTLDTHTDTPLMLAREGFDIGSRNIADRRGGQVDFPRMFEGGLDAAFFAVFLGQGERTPEGNQTAKERALQIFELIHQAIDSHPSMAGLALEPDDAYRLKNEDMLAIYIGLENGYPIGRDINLVDKFYDLGARYITLSHSRNNDICDSSTDPAGPEHGGLSDFGIKVVRRMNDLGMIVDVSHISDEAFYDVLKISRAPVAASHSNARAVCDHPRNLDDDMLIALRDNGGVIQVCILSSYVKTPEPNPERDAAREAVRQRFNNFVDLTDEEMEMAREAWFEVNEKYPQQLATVADLVDHIDHIVDLIGIDHVGIGTDFDGGGSLADCRDVTEIGNITFELVSRGYSREDIEKIWAGNFMRVFRKVEKLAAK